The following nucleotide sequence is from Acidobacteriota bacterium.
TCCTTATCAATCTTGTTGCGCAAAAAGCTGATGTAGACGTCGATCACGTTGGTGAAGCTGTCAAAGCTGGCATCCCAGACGTGCTCGGCAATCATGGTCCGCGTGACCACCTGGTTGGCGTTGCGCATGAGGTACTCAAGAAGCATAAACTCCTTGGGTGACAGCTCCAAGTCACTATTCGCACGCCAGGCCTTGTGCTTGACGGGGTCGAGCACCAGGTCCGCCACCTGGAGTTGCAGCTTCAGTTCCCGCCACTCGCGCCGCAATAGAGCCCACACCCGAGCTCGTAACTCCGCGAAAGCAAAGGGTTTAATGAGATAGTCATCACTCCCGATCTCCAGGCCGCGCACCCGGTCTTCCACCGAGGCCCTGGCTGTAAGAATCAAAATCGGGACATTCGGGTTTTTCTTCCGCACCGTCGCCAGCACCGAGAAGCCGCTCACTTTGGGCAACATCAGATCCAAAATGATCAGGTCGTAGACGTTGCTCTCGGCCAGAAACAGGCCCTCCTCGCCATCCGACGCTAGATCGACAGCAAACTGTTCCTGTTGGAGCCCGCGTTTGATGAACTGAGCAACCTTGTGCTCGTCCTCGACCAGCAAAATGCGCATCGCCTTGCCTGAACCTGAGCCGAAACCCTCAGCTTCGCTGTTCTCAGTATAGAATCAACCCAGATGCGAAAGGGTGAACGAACAGGGTGGCTGCGAGTG
It contains:
- a CDS encoding response regulator transcription factor yields the protein MRILLVEDEHKVAQFIKRGLQQEQFAVDLASDGEEGLFLAESNVYDLIILDLMLPKVSGFSVLATVRKKNPNVPILILTARASVEDRVRGLEIGSDDYLIKPFAFAELRARVWALLRREWRELKLQLQVADLVLDPVKHKAWRANSDLELSPKEFMLLEYLMRNANQVVTRTMIAEHVWDASFDSFTNVIDVYISFLRNKIDKDRNQKLLHSVRGVGYMLKDEVAPA